ATTTTTACCACTTTCTACGTTTTCCTGAACTTTCTTGTCTAACTTATAATGAACGAAAGGTCCTTTTTTTAATGAACGTGCCATATCTTATTATTTCTTTCTACGTTCTACGATATACTTGTTACTCGGGTTTTTCTTAGAACGAGTTCTATAACCTTTTGCTGGTATTCCATTTCTTGAACGTGGATGTCCACCAGAAGAACGTCCTTCTCCACCACCCATTGGGTGATCAACAGGGTTCATTGCAACAGGTCTTGTTCTAGGTCTTCTTCCTAACCATCTTGTTCTACCAGCTTTTCCTGATACAACTAATTGGTGGTCTGAATTAGAAACAGCTCCAATTGTAGCCGAACAAGTTAACAAGATCAATCTTGTTTCACCAGATGGCATTTTAATTGTAGCGTATTTTCCATCTCTTGCCATTAATTGAGCAAATGTACCAGCCGAACGAGCGATTACCGCACCTTGACCTGGACGTAACTCAATACAAGAGATTACAGTTCCCAAAGGAATTCTGCTTAAAGGCAATGTATTACCAATTTCAGGTTGAGATTCTGGACCAGAAACTAATTTCTGACCAACTTTCAATCCGTTTTGAGCAATTACATAAGTTTTCTCTCCATCAGCATAAGCTAATAAAGCGATAAATGCAGTACGATTTGGATCGTATTCGATTGATTTCACAGTAGCCGGAATTCCGTCTTTAGTTCTTTTGAAATCAATAATACGATATCTCTGCTTGTGACCACCACCCGTATAACGCATGGTCATCTTTCCTTGACTATTTCTACCTCCAGAGTTTTTTATCGGCGCTATCAAAGAGCGTTCCGGCTTATCAGTTGTAATGGCGTCATAACCATTCACAACTCTAAATCGCTGACCTGGGGTAATAGGTTTTAATTTTCTTACTGACATTTTTCTATCTTAGATATTGTTGTAAAAATCAATTGTTTCTCCTTCTTGTACTTGAACAATCGCTTTCTTAATTGCATTTGTCTTTCCACTGATCAAACCACTTTTAGTGTATTTTGTAGTTCTATCCGGTCTTACGTTCATCGTGTTAACTGAAACGATAGTTACTCCATAAGCAGCTTCAATAGCTTTCTTAATTTGAACTTTGTTTGCTTTTTTGTCAACAACGAATCCGAAGCGGTTTAAAACTTCACTTTCTTTGGTTACTTTTTCTGTTACTATAGGTCTAATTATGATGCTCATATTCCTACTATTTACTTAAATTTTCTTCAATTAACTCCAAAGAGCCTTCTAAAAGCACTAAATTATTAGTGTTTAAAATAGCGTAAGTGCTTAATTCTGAGCTAGTTACGACATTTGAAGCCTTTAAATTGCGTGACGACAAATATACATTTTTATTTGACTCGCCCAACACAAATAGAGATTTTTTATTATCTAACCCTAAAGCTTTCAAAACGTTAATGAAATTTTTAGTGTTTGGAGTTTCAAAATTAAAGTCCTCAAGAACGATAATATTTGACTCTTTTGCTTTGATTGAGAAAGCTGATTTTCTCGCCAATCTTTTCAAGCTTTTATTCAATTTGAATGAATAACTTCTTGGTCTTGGTCCAAAAACTGTTCCACCACCTTTAAACAATGGATTTTTAATACTTCCCGCACGAGCAGTACCTGTTCCTTTTTGTTTTTTAATCTTACGTGTACTTCCTGTCACTTCAGCTCTTTCTTTAGCTTTGTGAGTCCCTTGTCTTTGATTAGCAAGATATTGCTTTACATCAAGGTATACAGCGTGATTGTTTGGTTCAATTGCGAATACTGAATCAGAAAGTTGAACTTTTCTTCCAGTATCTTTTCCGTTGAAATCTAATACTTTTACTTCCATTACTTCTGAATGATTACATAAGAGTTTTTATGTCCAGGAACACATCCTTTAATAACAAGTAGATTCTTTTCAGCAACTACTTTTAAAACTCTAAGGTTTTGAACTTTTACATTGTCTCCTCCCATTCTTCCAGCCATACGCATTCCTTTGAATACTCTAGATGGATATGAAGAAGCTCCCACAGAACCCGGCGCTCTTAAACGGTTGTGTTGACCGTGAGTTGCTTGTCCAACACCACCAAATCCGTGACGTTTAACAACCCCTTGAAAACCTTTACCTTTAGATACACCTTGTACATCTACAAATTCTCCTTCAGCAAAAATAGAAACATCAATAAGATCTCCTAATTTTTGTTCAGTTGCAAAATCTTGAAATTCAACGACTTTTTTCTTAGCAACAGTTCCAGCTTTTTTAAAGTGACCTAAAGCCGCTTTAGTGGAATGTTTCTCGTTTTTGTCATCGAAACCAAGTTGCAACGCTTCGTACCCGTCAACACCTTTGGTTCTGACTTGGGTAACAACACACGGCCCAGCTTCGATTACTGTACAAGGAATGTTTTTCCCATTTTCGTCGAAAATACTAGTCATGCCGATTTTTTTACCAATTAACCCAGACATAAATATTAATTATTAATTACTAAAATTCCCTTCAATTTGAAAATAACAGAAATTTCCAAACAGGGAGTGCAAAAGTAGATATTAAAATTGAATATACCAAACAGTTACAAAAATTAAATCGCTCATTATCAAAATCCAAGCTCAAAAGAAACCACCTCGACCTCTTTTATATTTCGATAAAAATAATTAAAATCAAAATTCATTACAGATTAGTACTACAAAAAAATTCCGTTAACAAAAACCAAAATCATCGCCACACAGCTCTAAATAAGGCTTTTCTAATAAACCAACATTAAATTATTGTTTTCATTTAATTAAAAAAACTAAACACAACAAAAATTAAAGCAACAAAAAAAGCGAAACATTTCTGTCTCGCTTTTTTTTATAAAAATATAATAAAATTATACTTTGATCTCTACTTCAACCCCACTTGGCAATTCAAGTTTCATTAAAGCATCAATAGTTTTAGATGAAGATGAATAAATATCAATCAATCTCTTGTATGACATTACTTCAAATTGCTCTCTCGCTTTTTTGTTAACGTGCGGAGAACGTAATACAGTGAAAAGTTTTTTGTGAGTTGGCAACGGAATTGGACCTGTTACAACTGCTCCAGTAGTTTTTACTGTTTTTACGATCTTTTCAGCAGACTTGTCTACCAACATGTGATCGTAAGATTTTAGTTTTATTCTGATTTTTTGACTCATTTTCTTAAGAATTAAGCGTTACCTTTTGCTTTTTTAATTACAGCTTCTGAAATATTAGAAGGTGTTTCTGCATAGTGAGAAAACTCCATTGTTGAAGTAGCTCTACCAGAAGATAATGTTCTTAATGTTGTTACATATCCAAACATCTCTGACAAAGGCACATCAGCTTTAATAGTTTTAGCACCGTTTCTGTCACCCATGTCATTAACCTGACCTCTACGACGGTTGATATCACCTACGATATCTCCCATGTTTTCTTCAGGAGTAATAACTTCCATTTTCATGATTGGCTCAAGAATAATTGCTCCAGCAGCTTTTGCTACTTCTCTATAACCCATTCTTGCAGCTAATTCAAAAGAAAGAGCATCAGAATCGACAGGGTGGAAAGATCCGTCTGTCAAAGTTACTTTCAAACTATCCACTTGATAACCAGCCAAAGGACCAGTTTTCATAGCTTCACGGAAACCTTTTTCTACAGATGGAATATATTCCTTAGGAACGTTACCACCTTTTACTGCATTAATAAACTGTAATCCTACAGGAACTTTACCATCAACTTCGTCAGCTGGCTCAAGTGTAAATACGATATCACCGAATTTACCACGACCTCCTGATTGTTTCTTATAAGTCTCTCTGTGTGTAGCAGTTCTTGTAAACGCTTCTTTATATTCAACTTGAGGCTCACCTTGGTTGACTTCAACTTTAAATTCACGTTTCATACGATCTACCAAGATATCTAAGTGAAGCTCACCCATACCTGAGATAATAGTTTGCCCTGAAGCCTCATCTGTTCTAACAGTAAATGTTGGATCTTCTTCAGCTAATTTAGCCAAAGCCATACCCATTTTATCAACGTCAGCTTTAGTTTTAGGCTCAATTGCAATACCGATTACCGGCGCAGGGAATTTCATAGACTCAAGAATAATTGGGTGTTTTTCATCACACAATGTATCTCCAGTTTTAATATCTTTAAATCCAACAGCAGCTCCAATATCTCCAGCTTCAATAAATTCAATTGGATTTTGTTTGTTAGCGTGCATTTGGTAGATACGAGAAATTCTTTCTTTATTTCCTGAACGTGTGTTCAAAACATAAGAACCAGCATCTAAACGACCAGAGTAAGCACGGAAGAAAGCTAAACGACCTACGAATGGGTCAGTAGCAATTTTAAATGCCAAAGCAGCGAACGGCTCTTTTACGTCTGGTTTACGTAAGATTTTAGTTTGATCTTCTTCTAATAATTCAGCATCATCAGGATGAATTCCTTCAATACCTTCCTTATCCATTGGAGAAGGTAAATACTTACAAACTGCATCTAACATGAATTGAACTCCTTTATTTTTGAAAGAAGAACCAGCAATCATCGGGATGATAGCCATATCCATAGTAGCAGCTCTTAAAGCGTTGTTGATTTCCTCTTCTGTAATAGAGCTTTCATCTTCCATGAATTTCTCTAATAAGTTTTCATCGTAATCAGCAACTGCTTCAATAAGAATAGATCTGTATTCTTTAACCTCTGCAACCATATCAGCAGGAATTTCAACAATATCAAAAGTCGCCCCTTGAGTTGCATCATGCCAAATGATAGCTTGGTTTTTTACTAAATCTACAACACCTTTGAAATCATTTTCTTCACCAATTGGCAAAGTGATTGCAACAGCATTTGATTTTAACATATCACGAACTTGTTGACAAACTGCCAAAAAGTTAGATCCTTGACGGTCCATTTTATTTACGAATCCCATACGAGGAACTCTGTACTGATCTGCAAGTCTCCAGTTAGTTTCTGATTGAGGCTCAACACCATCAACAGCACTAAACAAGAAAACCAAACCATCAAGTACACGTAAAGAACGGTTTACCTCTACAGTAAAGTCAACGTGTCCAGGAGTATCAATGATATTGAAGTGGTAAGGCAATGATTCAGGCAAAAGTTTACCTTGTTCAGTTGGAAAATTCCACTCACAAGTTGTTGCAGCTGAAGTAATTGTAATACCTCTTTCTTGCTCTTGAGCCATCCAGTCCATTGTTGCAGCACCATCGTGTACTTCACCAATTTTGTGTGACTTTCCAGTATAAAAAAGGATACGCTCAGTTGTTGTTGTTTTACCAGCATCAATGTGAGCAGCAATTCCGATATTTCTTGTATATTTTAAATCTCTAGCCATTTCTTACGAATTAAAATCTAAAGTGAGAGAAAGCTTTATTAGCTTCTGCCATCTTGTGAGTATCCATTCTTTTCTTAACCGCAGCACCTTCTTCTTTAGCAGCAGCTAAACATTCTGACGCTAAACGTTGTGCCATAGATTTTTCATTTCTTCTTCTAGAATAAAGTATTAACCACTTCATTGCCATAGAAATTTTTCTGTCTGGTCTAATTTGCATTGGAATTTGAAATGTAGCTCCACCAACTCTACGGCTACGTACTTCTACGTGAGGCATAACGTTTGTTAAAGCATCTTTCCAAATTTCTAATGAAGATTTTTCTGAATCTTGCTTTTTAGACTCAATGATGTCAATAGCATCATAAAATACTTTGAAAGCTGTAGATTTCTTACCGTCCCACATTAAGTTGTTCACAAAACGTGTTACCAGTTGGTCGTTAAACCTTGGATCTGGTAAAAGTGGTCTTTTCTTTGCCGCTCTTTTTCTCATGTCTTTTTTTTAATAAAAAGTTATAGGTCATCCGTTAAATGTTATGTGTCATCCACTTTAGCTTACACCAAATTTCAAACCCTTAACTCCTAACCTCCAACTTTAACGTTTTAAATTACTTTTTTGCTTCTTTTGGGCGTTTAGCACCGTACTTAGATCTTCTTTGCGTTCTTCCTGCAACTCCTGACGTGTCAAGCGCTCCACGAACGATATGATATCTAACACCTGGTAAATCTTTTACCCTTCCACCTCGCACTAATACTATCGAGTGCTCTTGTAGATTGTGTCCTTCTCCAGGGATGTAAGCATTCACTTCATTACCATTTGTCAAACGTACACGCGCAACTTTACGCATTGCAGAGTTTGGTTTTTTTGGTGTAGTAGTGTAAACACGCGTACAAACCCCTCTTCTTTGAGGACAAGAATCTAAAGCAACCGATTTACTCTTCTTAGTGATCTGAGTTCTTCCTGTTCTTACTAATTGTTGAATTGTTGGCATAATTAATACTAAAAATTTATTATGTATATTAAATTCCCGCTTTTTACGGGGTTGCAAATGTATAAAATATTTTTCACTATACAAACGTTAATTCATTAATTTTCAATAACATTATTTAAGCTTATGAATTTAGAAACAAACAATAGATATTTGCAATACTTTTAATAAATGAAAAAATTGCTTTCGAAACCCTTTTTACACCTACTCTTTTTTTGCATAAGCATTTCCTGCTATGCACAAAACTTCCATTTAAAAATAAACGGATCAAACCAAACTCAATCCCAAACAATTGACTCTCTAAGCTATACAACAAATCACAATAATATAAAATCCTTATTTGACGAAATAAAAAACACTTCAGAAAAATTATCAAAAAAGGGATACATTGACAATAAAATCTTAGAAACCAATAAAACAAACGACAGCACTTATACAACAATAATTGAGCTAAACAGAAGAACAAAATACATACATATATATATAGGTAGAAATAAATCTTTTTTTGATGTTTCAGAAACAAACAAAGACACTTTAATCATACCATATGAAGAGGTAGAAAACTTTCTGAATCAAAAAATAATTGACGCAGAAAAAAGAGGTTTTGCCCTAAGCAAAGCAAAACTTGAAAACATCCAAACAAAGAATTCAATAATTTACGCCGATTTAACTTTTAAATCCGAAAAAAAACGCACAGTAAATTCAATTATTCTTAACCAGGAAAACAACAATAAAAAAAGCTATTTCCCAAAAGGACACCTAAAGCAACTCAATAAAAAATACCTTAATAGAACTTTT
This genomic window from Flavobacterium sp. 9 contains:
- the rplB gene encoding 50S ribosomal protein L2; translation: MSVRKLKPITPGQRFRVVNGYDAITTDKPERSLIAPIKNSGGRNSQGKMTMRYTGGGHKQRYRIIDFKRTKDGIPATVKSIEYDPNRTAFIALLAYADGEKTYVIAQNGLKVGQKLVSGPESQPEIGNTLPLSRIPLGTVISCIELRPGQGAVIARSAGTFAQLMARDGKYATIKMPSGETRLILLTCSATIGAVSNSDHQLVVSGKAGRTRWLGRRPRTRPVAMNPVDHPMGGGEGRSSGGHPRSRNGIPAKGYRTRSKKNPSNKYIVERRKK
- the rplW gene encoding 50S ribosomal protein L23 gives rise to the protein MSIIIRPIVTEKVTKESEVLNRFGFVVDKKANKVQIKKAIEAAYGVTIVSVNTMNVRPDRTTKYTKSGLISGKTNAIKKAIVQVQEGETIDFYNNI
- the rplD gene encoding 50S ribosomal protein L4, with product MEVKVLDFNGKDTGRKVQLSDSVFAIEPNNHAVYLDVKQYLANQRQGTHKAKERAEVTGSTRKIKKQKGTGTARAGSIKNPLFKGGGTVFGPRPRSYSFKLNKSLKRLARKSAFSIKAKESNIIVLEDFNFETPNTKNFINVLKALGLDNKKSLFVLGESNKNVYLSSRNLKASNVVTSSELSTYAILNTNNLVLLEGSLELIEENLSK
- the rplC gene encoding 50S ribosomal protein L3, producing the protein MSGLIGKKIGMTSIFDENGKNIPCTVIEAGPCVVTQVRTKGVDGYEALQLGFDDKNEKHSTKAALGHFKKAGTVAKKKVVEFQDFATEQKLGDLIDVSIFAEGEFVDVQGVSKGKGFQGVVKRHGFGGVGQATHGQHNRLRAPGSVGASSYPSRVFKGMRMAGRMGGDNVKVQNLRVLKVVAEKNLLVIKGCVPGHKNSYVIIQK
- the rpsJ gene encoding 30S ribosomal protein S10, with product MSQKIRIKLKSYDHMLVDKSAEKIVKTVKTTGAVVTGPIPLPTHKKLFTVLRSPHVNKKAREQFEVMSYKRLIDIYSSSSKTIDALMKLELPSGVEVEIKV
- the fusA gene encoding elongation factor G — encoded protein: MARDLKYTRNIGIAAHIDAGKTTTTERILFYTGKSHKIGEVHDGAATMDWMAQEQERGITITSAATTCEWNFPTEQGKLLPESLPYHFNIIDTPGHVDFTVEVNRSLRVLDGLVFLFSAVDGVEPQSETNWRLADQYRVPRMGFVNKMDRQGSNFLAVCQQVRDMLKSNAVAITLPIGEENDFKGVVDLVKNQAIIWHDATQGATFDIVEIPADMVAEVKEYRSILIEAVADYDENLLEKFMEDESSITEEEINNALRAATMDMAIIPMIAGSSFKNKGVQFMLDAVCKYLPSPMDKEGIEGIHPDDAELLEEDQTKILRKPDVKEPFAALAFKIATDPFVGRLAFFRAYSGRLDAGSYVLNTRSGNKERISRIYQMHANKQNPIEFIEAGDIGAAVGFKDIKTGDTLCDEKHPIILESMKFPAPVIGIAIEPKTKADVDKMGMALAKLAEEDPTFTVRTDEASGQTIISGMGELHLDILVDRMKREFKVEVNQGEPQVEYKEAFTRTATHRETYKKQSGGRGKFGDIVFTLEPADEVDGKVPVGLQFINAVKGGNVPKEYIPSVEKGFREAMKTGPLAGYQVDSLKVTLTDGSFHPVDSDALSFELAARMGYREVAKAAGAIILEPIMKMEVITPEENMGDIVGDINRRRGQVNDMGDRNGAKTIKADVPLSEMFGYVTTLRTLSSGRATSTMEFSHYAETPSNISEAVIKKAKGNA
- the rpsG gene encoding 30S ribosomal protein S7, with the protein product MRKRAAKKRPLLPDPRFNDQLVTRFVNNLMWDGKKSTAFKVFYDAIDIIESKKQDSEKSSLEIWKDALTNVMPHVEVRSRRVGGATFQIPMQIRPDRKISMAMKWLILYSRRRNEKSMAQRLASECLAAAKEEGAAVKKRMDTHKMAEANKAFSHFRF
- the rpsL gene encoding 30S ribosomal protein S12, yielding MPTIQQLVRTGRTQITKKSKSVALDSCPQRRGVCTRVYTTTPKKPNSAMRKVARVRLTNGNEVNAYIPGEGHNLQEHSIVLVRGGRVKDLPGVRYHIVRGALDTSGVAGRTQRRSKYGAKRPKEAKK